One segment of Scomber scombrus chromosome 3, fScoSco1.1, whole genome shotgun sequence DNA contains the following:
- the per3 gene encoding period circadian protein homolog 3 isoform X1 produces the protein MCDQSAEMPGGDSGPDGEEPALLLATEGRGEERVPSGQLEGGAQSEHLRGEESGGSGGEVGQEDEEMTSGSHDLSSSANHSPGSAIGSTSVSTKSSEHVGGGKEQTHRELMTTVAEMKKRLPSDKRSRSKASTVEALHYALNCVKQVQANSEYYKLLMKNGQDERRDTTVCTLEELERVTSEHTLKNTDSFMVVFALSSGRVLYASEQAPSIMCCKRKFLESAKFVELLFHQDVNVFYSHTAQPHLPPWSNSHTAGVLFDCAQVKSFFCRIRGGKDHEGEMRYNPFRITPYLLKVQGTGSSGDEEEPCCLALAERIISGYEAPRIPMDKRIFTTTHSPGCVFLEVDDRAVPLLGYLPQDLIGTSLLTHIHPEDRPLILSMHRKVLKHAGQPPFEHSPVRLRCQNGDYITLDTSWSSFINPWSRKVAFIIGRHKVRMSPLNEDVFAARPKEYFPITHEEIKDLQAKIYKLFLQPVHNNGSSGYGSLGSNGSHEHYISVASSSDSNGNLWEDAHREPMTLHQICAEVNSVKSWGQQVYQDSSHKVALLGKPATARQPPGATNPEVRDHEEGRKQTHIPSYQQINCVDNIIRYLESCTGPALKRKSESHSLATSSSSSSTSEDDKPAGATDTAQASSDVVVLNSEVSVGPTAAAVVGAPLTDITMSTKAMSVVSVTSQCSYSSTIVHVPQPESEATALEDAPMGSEPTDAPPTSVRTAPGPATEEKRFVGLTKEVLSAHTQKEEQEYVDRYRHRILQSPYSSYLQLDNSSMAHSHHRGDYLRPLSAAGWNRSRRVKPRPKRPKPQGSSDSYASPAGPPRHVPNSWPSSESSQPHMCSPYNQASPLQGPFFPMMATQPVPQQPPAPQQLPGATLMVLQPPDQTQLSYNFNVKQSTQNLPGIQPIQMEPIQNLQDLQNFHTLQAMAQAQNINPYMTPVMAVILPNFQTFTPAYPSIYPPSTPSYLPQEPITMTGFPQGSAPFVQPQFQCQPGPQNQTSPGLLLCSPRASSSIGEEEEAAGPRALFSSSRSSSPLQLNLLQEELPKLSEGQSSTGHNHAESLHEQHPNEGDAPSESGNHNAQSTTSELLELLLQEDARSGTGSNASGSGSGESGSLGSGSGSGSNGTSTSHTGSSSNSSKYFASNDSSDTSRKARKSQEALAEHQHTFNTQVENSLWGMVQHTPEHVMMTYQICTRDQNEVLAEDREKLRDLQPLQPWFSQEQREELAEVHPWIQQHTIPQEIDTQGCVSCSSGAGGAHPPHPPHPPAPDSSSPLDSPQQDSIGPAVDT, from the exons GAGCGGAGGTTCAGGTGGAGAGGTGGGGCAGGAAGACGAGGAGATGACAAGCGGATCGCATGACCTCTCCtcctcagccaatcacagccctgGCAGCGCCATAGGATCCACCTCAGTCTCCACCAAGAG CAGCGAGCATGTAGGTGGTGGAAAGGAACAGACTCACAGAGAGTTGATGACCACAGTGGCTGAGATGAAGAAGAGGCTTCCATCAGATAAACGCAGCCGCAGCAAAGCTAGCACTGTGGAGGCCTTACATTACGCACTTAACTGCGTCAAGCAAGTACAAG CCAATAGTGAGTACTACAAACTGCTGATGAAAAACGGCCAGGACGAGAGGAGAGACACCACTGTTTGCACCCTGGAAGAGTTGGAGAGAGTCACCTCTGAACACACCCTTAAAAACACG GACTCCTTCATGGTGGTTTTCGCACTGTCGAGCGGGCGTGTGCTGTACGCGTCAGAGCAGGCTCCCAGCATCATGTGCTGCAAGAGGAAGTTCCTGGAGTCGGCCAAGTTTGTGGAGCTGCTCTTTCACCAAGATGTAAATGTCTTCTACTCACACACGGCGCAGCCACATCTGCCACCCTGGAGCAACTCGCACACAG CGGGCGTTTTGTTTGACTGTGCCCAGGTCAAGTCTTTCTTCTGCAGAATCAG GGGCGGGAAGGACCACGAGGGTGAGATGCGTTACAACCCGTTTCGGATCACACCGTACCTGCTGAAGGTGCAGGGAACAGGAAGCAGTGGAGACGAGGAGGAGCCGTGTTGCTTGGCGCTCGCTGAACGAATCATCTCTGGATATGAGG CACCTCGGATCCCCATGGACAAGCGAATCTTCACCACCACACACTCACCTGGTTGTGTGTTCCTGGAAGTGGATGACAG GGCTGTGCCATTGCTTGGATACCTTCCTCAGGATCTGATTGGCACATCGTTGCTGACCCACATTCACCCAGAGGACCGCCCCCTCATTCTGTCTATGCACAGGAAAG TGTTGAAGCATGCGGGCCAGCCTCCATTTGAGCATTCGCCGGTGCGTCTGCGCTGTCAAAATGGAGATTACATCACCTTGGACACCAGCTGGTCTAGCTTCATCAACCCTTGGAGTCGAAAGGTGGCCTTCATCATTGGAAGGCATAAAGTCAGAAT GAGTCCACTGAATGAGGACGTGTTTGCTGCTCGGCCTAAGGAGTATTTCCCAATCACCcatgaagaaataaaagatCTGCAAGCAAAGATCTATAAACTCTTCCTGCAG CCAGTCCATAACAATGGTTCCAGTGGTTATGGCAGTTTAGGAAGCAACGGCTCTCATGAGCATTACATCAGTGTAGCTTCTTCCAGTGACAGTAATGGTAACCTGTGGGAGGACGCACATCGGGAACCG atgaCTCTGCACCAAATCTGTGCTGAGGTGAACAGTGTCAAGAGTTGGGGCCAGCAAGTGTATCAGGATTCCAGCCACAAAGTTGCTCTTCTTGGTAAGCCTGCCACAG CACGTCAGCCCCCTGGAGCCACAAACCCTGAGGTCAGAGATCATGAAGAAGGCAGgaagcaaacacacattccCTCCTACCAGCAGATCAACTGTGTGGACAACATCATCAG ATATTTGGAGAGCTGTACAGGTCCAGCCCTTAAGCGGAAGAGCGAATCTCATTCCCTGGccacctcttcttcctcatcgtCTACCTCAGAAGATGACAAGCCTGCTGGAGCCACTGACACAGCTCAGGCCAGCTCAGATG TGGTGGTGTTGAACAGTGAGGTGTCGGTGGGccctacagcagcagcagtcgtTGGAGCACCTCTAACAGACATCACCATGTCCACCAAGGCCATGAGTGTGGTCTCTGTCACCAGCCAGTGTTCATACAGCAGCACCATCGTCCATGTACCCCAGCCTGAATCAG AGGCCACAGCACTGGAGGATGCCCCAATGGGCAGTGAGCCCACTGATGCTCCTCCGACCTCTGTCCGTACAGCCCCAGGCCCTgccacagaagaaaaaaggtttgTAGGTCTCACCAAGGAGGTACTATCGGCTCACACCCAGAAGGAGGAGCAAGAATATGTGGATCGATACCGCCATCGCATCCTCCAGAGCCCCTACAGTTCCTATCTGCAGCTGGACAACAGCTCTATGGCTCACTCCCACCACCGAG GTGACTACTTGCGTCCATTGAGTGCTGCTGGGTGGAACCGCTCTCGGAGAGTAAAGCCCAGACCCAAGCGCCCTAAACCGCAGGGCTCCTCAGACAGCTATGCTTCCCCAGCTGGTCCGCCTCGCCATGTTCCTAATTCCTGGCCCTCCTCAGAGTCCTCCCAGCCCCATATGTGTTCGCCCTACAACCAGGCATCTCCACTCCAGGGGCCATTCTTCCCCATGATGGCAACCCAGCCTGTCCCACAGCAACCACCTGCACCACAACAACTACCTGGAGCCACTCTTATGGTGCTGCAGCCTCCTGACCAAACCCAGCTCAGCTACAACTTCAACGTTAAGCAGTCTACTCAGAACCTGCCAGGCATACAACCAATCCAGATGGAGCCCATCCAGAACCTGCAGGACCTCCAAAACTTCCACACCCTACAGGCCATGGCTCAAGCCCAGAACATCAATCCTTACATGACTCCAGTCATGGCTGTCATCCTGCCCAACTTCCAAACTTTCACTCCAGCCTACCCGTCCATTTACCCACCGTCCACCCCCTCTTATCTGCCCCAAGAACCGATCACTATGACAGGATTTCCCCAAGGCAGTGCCCCCTTTGTTCAGCCTCAGTTCCAATGTCAGCCTGGCCCCCAAAATCAGACCTCCCCAGGCCTTCTGCTTTGCTCACCCAGAGCCAGCTCCTCTAttggggaagaggaggaggcagctGGCCCCCGGGCTCTGTTCTCCAGCTCTCGCTCGAGTTCTCCCCTTCAGCTCAACTTGCTGCAGGAGGAGCTGCCCAAGCTGAGTGAAGGGCAGAGCAGCACCGGCCACAACCACGCTGAGAGCCTCCACGAACAACACCCTAACGAG GGTGACGCCCCTAGTGAGTCTGGGAACCACAATGCCCAGTCAACAACCAGCGAGCTGCTTGAACTGTTGCTGCAGGAGGATGCCAGGTCTGGGACTGGCTCAAATGCCTCAGGGTCTGGGTCAGGGGAGTCTGGCTCTCTAGGATCTGGATCTGGCTCCGGCTCCAATGGTACCTCCACCTCGCACACCG gcagcagcagcaacagcagcaaataCTTTGCCAGCAATGATTCATCAGACACATCACGCAAAGCCCGCAAGAGCCAGGAAGCACTGGCAGAACACCAACACACCTTCAACACTCAGGTGGAGAACTCGTTGTGGGGCATGGTCCAGCATACTCCTGAGCACGTCATGATGACGTACCAGATCTGCAccag ggACCAGAATGAGGTGCTGGCAGAGGACCGGGAGAAGCTGCGGGATCTTCAGCCCCTCCAACCCTGGTTCAGccaggagcagagagaggagctgGCTGAGGTTCATCCCTGGATCCAACAGCACACTATCCCACAGGAGATAGACACACAG GGTTGTGTGAGCTGCAGCTCAGGTGCAGGGGGGGCCCACCCACCTcacccccctcacccccccgcCCCCGATAGCTCGTCCCCTCTGGACAGCCCTCAGCAGGACTCAATTGGACCTGCGGTGGACACTTGA
- the per3 gene encoding period circadian protein homolog 3 isoform X2 translates to MCDQSAEMPGGDSGPDGEEPALLLATEGRGEERVPSGQLEGGAQSEHLRGEESGGSGGEVGQEDEEMTSGSHDLSSSANHSPGSAIGSTSVSTKSSEHVGGGKEQTHRELMTTVAEMKKRLPSDKRSRSKASTVEALHYALNCVKQVQANSEYYKLLMKNGQDERRDTTVCTLEELERVTSEHTLKNTDSFMVVFALSSGRVLYASEQAPSIMCCKRKFLESAKFVELLFHQDVNVFYSHTAQPHLPPWSNSHTAGVLFDCAQVKSFFCRIRGGKDHEGEMRYNPFRITPYLLKVQGTGSSGDEEEPCCLALAERIISGYEAPRIPMDKRIFTTTHSPGCVFLEVDDRAVPLLGYLPQDLIGTSLLTHIHPEDRPLILSMHRKVLKHAGQPPFEHSPVRLRCQNGDYITLDTSWSSFINPWSRKVAFIIGRHKVRMSPLNEDVFAARPKEYFPITHEEIKDLQAKIYKLFLQPVHNNGSSGYGSLGSNGSHEHYISVASSSDSNGNLWEDAHREPMTLHQICAEVNSVKSWGQQVYQDSSHKVALLARQPPGATNPEVRDHEEGRKQTHIPSYQQINCVDNIIRYLESCTGPALKRKSESHSLATSSSSSSTSEDDKPAGATDTAQASSDVVVLNSEVSVGPTAAAVVGAPLTDITMSTKAMSVVSVTSQCSYSSTIVHVPQPESEATALEDAPMGSEPTDAPPTSVRTAPGPATEEKRFVGLTKEVLSAHTQKEEQEYVDRYRHRILQSPYSSYLQLDNSSMAHSHHRGDYLRPLSAAGWNRSRRVKPRPKRPKPQGSSDSYASPAGPPRHVPNSWPSSESSQPHMCSPYNQASPLQGPFFPMMATQPVPQQPPAPQQLPGATLMVLQPPDQTQLSYNFNVKQSTQNLPGIQPIQMEPIQNLQDLQNFHTLQAMAQAQNINPYMTPVMAVILPNFQTFTPAYPSIYPPSTPSYLPQEPITMTGFPQGSAPFVQPQFQCQPGPQNQTSPGLLLCSPRASSSIGEEEEAAGPRALFSSSRSSSPLQLNLLQEELPKLSEGQSSTGHNHAESLHEQHPNEGDAPSESGNHNAQSTTSELLELLLQEDARSGTGSNASGSGSGESGSLGSGSGSGSNGTSTSHTGSSSNSSKYFASNDSSDTSRKARKSQEALAEHQHTFNTQVENSLWGMVQHTPEHVMMTYQICTRDQNEVLAEDREKLRDLQPLQPWFSQEQREELAEVHPWIQQHTIPQEIDTQGCVSCSSGAGGAHPPHPPHPPAPDSSSPLDSPQQDSIGPAVDT, encoded by the exons GAGCGGAGGTTCAGGTGGAGAGGTGGGGCAGGAAGACGAGGAGATGACAAGCGGATCGCATGACCTCTCCtcctcagccaatcacagccctgGCAGCGCCATAGGATCCACCTCAGTCTCCACCAAGAG CAGCGAGCATGTAGGTGGTGGAAAGGAACAGACTCACAGAGAGTTGATGACCACAGTGGCTGAGATGAAGAAGAGGCTTCCATCAGATAAACGCAGCCGCAGCAAAGCTAGCACTGTGGAGGCCTTACATTACGCACTTAACTGCGTCAAGCAAGTACAAG CCAATAGTGAGTACTACAAACTGCTGATGAAAAACGGCCAGGACGAGAGGAGAGACACCACTGTTTGCACCCTGGAAGAGTTGGAGAGAGTCACCTCTGAACACACCCTTAAAAACACG GACTCCTTCATGGTGGTTTTCGCACTGTCGAGCGGGCGTGTGCTGTACGCGTCAGAGCAGGCTCCCAGCATCATGTGCTGCAAGAGGAAGTTCCTGGAGTCGGCCAAGTTTGTGGAGCTGCTCTTTCACCAAGATGTAAATGTCTTCTACTCACACACGGCGCAGCCACATCTGCCACCCTGGAGCAACTCGCACACAG CGGGCGTTTTGTTTGACTGTGCCCAGGTCAAGTCTTTCTTCTGCAGAATCAG GGGCGGGAAGGACCACGAGGGTGAGATGCGTTACAACCCGTTTCGGATCACACCGTACCTGCTGAAGGTGCAGGGAACAGGAAGCAGTGGAGACGAGGAGGAGCCGTGTTGCTTGGCGCTCGCTGAACGAATCATCTCTGGATATGAGG CACCTCGGATCCCCATGGACAAGCGAATCTTCACCACCACACACTCACCTGGTTGTGTGTTCCTGGAAGTGGATGACAG GGCTGTGCCATTGCTTGGATACCTTCCTCAGGATCTGATTGGCACATCGTTGCTGACCCACATTCACCCAGAGGACCGCCCCCTCATTCTGTCTATGCACAGGAAAG TGTTGAAGCATGCGGGCCAGCCTCCATTTGAGCATTCGCCGGTGCGTCTGCGCTGTCAAAATGGAGATTACATCACCTTGGACACCAGCTGGTCTAGCTTCATCAACCCTTGGAGTCGAAAGGTGGCCTTCATCATTGGAAGGCATAAAGTCAGAAT GAGTCCACTGAATGAGGACGTGTTTGCTGCTCGGCCTAAGGAGTATTTCCCAATCACCcatgaagaaataaaagatCTGCAAGCAAAGATCTATAAACTCTTCCTGCAG CCAGTCCATAACAATGGTTCCAGTGGTTATGGCAGTTTAGGAAGCAACGGCTCTCATGAGCATTACATCAGTGTAGCTTCTTCCAGTGACAGTAATGGTAACCTGTGGGAGGACGCACATCGGGAACCG atgaCTCTGCACCAAATCTGTGCTGAGGTGAACAGTGTCAAGAGTTGGGGCCAGCAAGTGTATCAGGATTCCAGCCACAAAGTTGCTCTTCTTG CACGTCAGCCCCCTGGAGCCACAAACCCTGAGGTCAGAGATCATGAAGAAGGCAGgaagcaaacacacattccCTCCTACCAGCAGATCAACTGTGTGGACAACATCATCAG ATATTTGGAGAGCTGTACAGGTCCAGCCCTTAAGCGGAAGAGCGAATCTCATTCCCTGGccacctcttcttcctcatcgtCTACCTCAGAAGATGACAAGCCTGCTGGAGCCACTGACACAGCTCAGGCCAGCTCAGATG TGGTGGTGTTGAACAGTGAGGTGTCGGTGGGccctacagcagcagcagtcgtTGGAGCACCTCTAACAGACATCACCATGTCCACCAAGGCCATGAGTGTGGTCTCTGTCACCAGCCAGTGTTCATACAGCAGCACCATCGTCCATGTACCCCAGCCTGAATCAG AGGCCACAGCACTGGAGGATGCCCCAATGGGCAGTGAGCCCACTGATGCTCCTCCGACCTCTGTCCGTACAGCCCCAGGCCCTgccacagaagaaaaaaggtttgTAGGTCTCACCAAGGAGGTACTATCGGCTCACACCCAGAAGGAGGAGCAAGAATATGTGGATCGATACCGCCATCGCATCCTCCAGAGCCCCTACAGTTCCTATCTGCAGCTGGACAACAGCTCTATGGCTCACTCCCACCACCGAG GTGACTACTTGCGTCCATTGAGTGCTGCTGGGTGGAACCGCTCTCGGAGAGTAAAGCCCAGACCCAAGCGCCCTAAACCGCAGGGCTCCTCAGACAGCTATGCTTCCCCAGCTGGTCCGCCTCGCCATGTTCCTAATTCCTGGCCCTCCTCAGAGTCCTCCCAGCCCCATATGTGTTCGCCCTACAACCAGGCATCTCCACTCCAGGGGCCATTCTTCCCCATGATGGCAACCCAGCCTGTCCCACAGCAACCACCTGCACCACAACAACTACCTGGAGCCACTCTTATGGTGCTGCAGCCTCCTGACCAAACCCAGCTCAGCTACAACTTCAACGTTAAGCAGTCTACTCAGAACCTGCCAGGCATACAACCAATCCAGATGGAGCCCATCCAGAACCTGCAGGACCTCCAAAACTTCCACACCCTACAGGCCATGGCTCAAGCCCAGAACATCAATCCTTACATGACTCCAGTCATGGCTGTCATCCTGCCCAACTTCCAAACTTTCACTCCAGCCTACCCGTCCATTTACCCACCGTCCACCCCCTCTTATCTGCCCCAAGAACCGATCACTATGACAGGATTTCCCCAAGGCAGTGCCCCCTTTGTTCAGCCTCAGTTCCAATGTCAGCCTGGCCCCCAAAATCAGACCTCCCCAGGCCTTCTGCTTTGCTCACCCAGAGCCAGCTCCTCTAttggggaagaggaggaggcagctGGCCCCCGGGCTCTGTTCTCCAGCTCTCGCTCGAGTTCTCCCCTTCAGCTCAACTTGCTGCAGGAGGAGCTGCCCAAGCTGAGTGAAGGGCAGAGCAGCACCGGCCACAACCACGCTGAGAGCCTCCACGAACAACACCCTAACGAG GGTGACGCCCCTAGTGAGTCTGGGAACCACAATGCCCAGTCAACAACCAGCGAGCTGCTTGAACTGTTGCTGCAGGAGGATGCCAGGTCTGGGACTGGCTCAAATGCCTCAGGGTCTGGGTCAGGGGAGTCTGGCTCTCTAGGATCTGGATCTGGCTCCGGCTCCAATGGTACCTCCACCTCGCACACCG gcagcagcagcaacagcagcaaataCTTTGCCAGCAATGATTCATCAGACACATCACGCAAAGCCCGCAAGAGCCAGGAAGCACTGGCAGAACACCAACACACCTTCAACACTCAGGTGGAGAACTCGTTGTGGGGCATGGTCCAGCATACTCCTGAGCACGTCATGATGACGTACCAGATCTGCAccag ggACCAGAATGAGGTGCTGGCAGAGGACCGGGAGAAGCTGCGGGATCTTCAGCCCCTCCAACCCTGGTTCAGccaggagcagagagaggagctgGCTGAGGTTCATCCCTGGATCCAACAGCACACTATCCCACAGGAGATAGACACACAG GGTTGTGTGAGCTGCAGCTCAGGTGCAGGGGGGGCCCACCCACCTcacccccctcacccccccgcCCCCGATAGCTCGTCCCCTCTGGACAGCCCTCAGCAGGACTCAATTGGACCTGCGGTGGACACTTGA